The following proteins come from a genomic window of Lolium rigidum isolate FL_2022 chromosome 5, APGP_CSIRO_Lrig_0.1, whole genome shotgun sequence:
- the LOC124653248 gene encoding autophagy-related protein 8D produces MKSFKKEFTLEERANESASMIANYPGRIPVIVERFSRSNLPEMEKRKYLVPCDMPVGQFIFILRSRLHLSQGTALFVFVNNTLPQTANLMGSVYDSYKDKDDGFLYMCYSSEKTFG; encoded by the exons ATGAAATCCTTCAAGAAGGAATTCACCTTGG AGGAGAGGGCCAACGAGTCGGCCTCCATGATCGCCAACTACCCAGGCAGGATCCCC GTCATAGTTGAAAGGTTCTCGAGGAGTAATCTTCCTGAAATGGAAAAGAGGAA GTACCTGGTTCCATGTGATATGCCAGTTGGGCAGTTCATTTTTATACTGCGTTCCAGGTTGCATCTGTCTCAAGGAACGGCTCTTTTCGTCTTTGTGAACAACACTTTGCCCCAAACAG CTAACCTGATGGGGAGTGTGTATGATTCCTACAaagataaggatgatggcttcctGTACATGTGCTACAGCAGCGAGAAGACATTTGGGTGA